From Kogia breviceps isolate mKogBre1 chromosome 2, mKogBre1 haplotype 1, whole genome shotgun sequence, one genomic window encodes:
- the RBP4 gene encoding retinol-binding protein 4 — protein MEWVWALVLLAALGGARAERDCRVSSFRVKENFDKARFSGTWYAMAKKDPKGLFLQDNIVAHFMNENGHMTAEAKGRVRLFNNWDLCADMMGTFTDTEDPAKFKMKYWGLASFLQKGNDDHWIIDTDYDTYAVQYSCRLLNLDGTCADSYSFVFARDLNGFSPEVQKIVRQRQEELCLARQYRLIVHNGFCDGESE, from the exons ATGGAGTGGGTGTGGGCGCTGGTGCTACTGGCGGCGCTCGGCGGCGCCCGGGCGGAGCGCGACTGCCGGGTGAGCAGCTTCCGAGTCAAGGAGAACTTCGACAAGGCTCGC TTCTCCGGCACCTGGTACGCCATGGCCAAGAAGGATCCCAAGGGCCTCTTTCTGCAGGACAACATCGTCGCCCACTTCATGAACGAGAATGGCCACATGACAGCCGAGGCCAAGGGCCGAGTCCGTCTCTTTAA TAACTGGGACCTGTGCGCAGACATGATGGGCACCTTCACAGACACCGAGGACCCTGCCAAGTTCAAGATGAAGTACTGGGGCTTAGCGTCCTTTCTCCAGAAAGGAA ACGATGACCACTGGATCATTGACACGGACTACGACACCTATGCTGTGCAGTACTCCTGCCGCCTCCTCAACCTCGATGGCACCTGCGCTGACAGCTACTCCTTCGTGTTTGCCCGTGACCTGAACGGCTTCTCCCCGGAGGTGCAGAAAATCGTGAGACAGAGGCAGGAGGAGCTGTGCTTGGCCAGGCAGTACCGGCTGATCGTTCACAACG GTTTCTGTGATGGCGAATCAGAATGA